A window from Actinomycetospora corticicola encodes these proteins:
- a CDS encoding DEAD/DEAH box helicase: MLALHAAWSPGRGLCLWAEDPARLAVTAARSRARGARPHPFAADHEQLRAVAAALGTTGAEGQAVLHLPSTDGPAGATRAPVPADAPADAAALAPWTVPVLELEPDVLLRSEPLPGEGAEFAVLRTLGRLAADLVTRGRVLPAPAPEHDDGPLGWHPVLQGPDLVAADAFAAVLPPAVRAEALDGRPVADGVGPDPAELLTEALTALVDAEARHRLRGEAPAPALLDAVAAGELDAGLARWEVVGAPHAGPARGTFRLTEIVVDDLGHAVEGEPRFWLEFSLQSAQDASLRVTAESIWRDAGSLRRWLDDPSEMLLAELGRAAALYPELTDALRVPRPTGMELDRAGTHHFLLHVAAPLDRAGFGVLLPSWWSEPARLGITANAPGGAGPEGVVALRGRLRKEELVEFSWKLAVDGESLSEDEMRALVHAKAPLVFLRGRWVAVDPDRLRAGLEFLDRAPTEGTVGDVLTLHSAYHDDLPPEWAAPLPVEDVTAGGSLGALLSGAADAHLELLDDPPALEATLRPYQRRGVSWLAFLSGLRVGGVLADDMGLGKTLQVLALEAHERAPDSGEAAPTLLVAPTSVVGNWQREAARFTPGLRVVVHHGAGRTTGDLGAVLAAADLVVTSYGTLTRDLTELSRHRYHRLVLDEAQLVKNNRSRAARAVRAIDAEHRLALTGTPVENRLAELWSIMDAVNPGLLGTVTAFRDRYAVPIERHGRGDVAKRLQAAVRPFLLRRVKTDRTVVDDLPDKIETVERCSLTAEQASLYQVVVDEMTETLSGLETAGREGIERRGKVLAALTKLKQVCDHPALLLHDGSALGRRSGKLARVEEIVAEILAAGEKALLFTQFTEFGDALAPHLARRFGVEVLWLHGGSSRRARDAMVEAFQAEDGSGPPLFLLSLKAGGTGLTLTAAQHVIHLDRWWNPAVEDQATDRAFRIGQKRTVQVRKLVCGGTVEERIDDLIEGKRTLAGQVIGDGGDDPDWLTGLSTDELRRMVSLGADATTDADDEGDADLEDDDDAA; encoded by the coding sequence ATGCTGGCGCTGCACGCCGCGTGGTCCCCGGGCCGGGGGCTCTGCCTCTGGGCCGAGGACCCGGCGCGCCTCGCGGTAACCGCGGCCCGCAGCCGGGCGCGCGGCGCCCGGCCGCACCCGTTCGCCGCCGACCACGAGCAGCTGCGGGCGGTCGCCGCCGCGCTCGGCACGACGGGGGCCGAGGGGCAGGCGGTCCTGCACCTGCCCTCCACCGACGGTCCGGCGGGTGCCACCCGTGCCCCGGTGCCCGCGGACGCCCCCGCCGACGCCGCCGCGCTCGCCCCGTGGACCGTGCCGGTCCTGGAGCTCGAGCCCGACGTCCTGCTGCGTAGCGAGCCGCTCCCGGGAGAGGGCGCGGAGTTCGCGGTCCTGCGCACGCTCGGACGGCTCGCGGCCGACCTGGTCACCCGCGGCCGGGTCCTCCCCGCCCCGGCCCCGGAGCACGACGACGGGCCGCTCGGCTGGCACCCCGTGCTCCAGGGCCCCGACCTCGTCGCCGCCGACGCGTTCGCCGCCGTGCTGCCGCCCGCCGTCCGCGCCGAGGCCCTCGACGGCCGCCCGGTGGCGGACGGGGTGGGGCCGGACCCGGCCGAGCTCCTCACCGAGGCGCTCACGGCCCTGGTCGACGCCGAGGCCCGCCACCGTCTCCGCGGGGAGGCGCCCGCCCCCGCGCTCCTCGACGCCGTCGCGGCCGGGGAGCTCGACGCCGGGCTCGCCCGCTGGGAGGTCGTCGGCGCCCCGCACGCCGGGCCGGCCCGCGGCACGTTCCGGCTCACCGAGATCGTGGTGGACGACCTCGGGCACGCCGTGGAGGGGGAGCCCCGGTTCTGGCTCGAGTTCTCGCTGCAGTCCGCCCAGGACGCCAGCCTGCGCGTCACCGCCGAGTCGATCTGGCGCGACGCCGGGTCGCTGCGGCGGTGGCTCGACGACCCGAGCGAGATGCTGCTCGCCGAGCTCGGACGGGCGGCCGCCCTCTACCCGGAGCTGACCGACGCGCTGCGCGTGCCCCGCCCGACGGGGATGGAGCTGGACCGCGCGGGCACCCACCACTTCCTGCTCCACGTGGCGGCCCCGCTCGACCGGGCCGGGTTCGGGGTGCTGCTGCCCAGCTGGTGGTCCGAGCCGGCGCGCCTCGGGATCACCGCGAACGCGCCGGGGGGCGCCGGACCCGAGGGCGTCGTCGCGCTCCGGGGACGGCTGCGCAAGGAGGAGCTCGTCGAGTTCTCGTGGAAGCTCGCGGTCGACGGCGAGTCGCTGTCCGAGGACGAGATGCGGGCGCTGGTCCACGCGAAGGCACCGCTCGTGTTCCTGCGCGGGCGCTGGGTCGCGGTCGACCCCGACCGGCTCCGCGCGGGCCTGGAGTTCCTCGACCGGGCGCCGACCGAGGGGACCGTCGGCGACGTCCTCACCCTGCACTCCGCCTACCACGACGATCTGCCGCCGGAGTGGGCCGCGCCGCTCCCGGTCGAGGACGTCACGGCGGGCGGCTCGCTCGGCGCGCTGCTCTCCGGCGCCGCCGACGCGCACCTCGAGCTGCTCGACGACCCGCCCGCCCTCGAGGCGACCCTGCGGCCCTACCAGCGGCGCGGCGTCTCGTGGCTCGCGTTCCTGTCCGGGCTGCGGGTCGGCGGGGTGCTCGCCGACGACATGGGCCTCGGCAAGACGCTGCAGGTCCTCGCCCTGGAGGCCCACGAGCGGGCTCCCGACAGCGGGGAAGCGGCGCCCACGCTGCTCGTCGCGCCCACCTCCGTCGTCGGGAACTGGCAGCGGGAGGCCGCGCGGTTCACCCCCGGCCTCCGCGTCGTCGTCCACCACGGCGCGGGCCGGACCACGGGCGACCTGGGCGCGGTGCTCGCGGCGGCCGACCTCGTCGTCACCTCGTACGGGACGCTGACCCGCGACCTCACCGAGCTGTCCCGCCACCGCTACCACCGGCTCGTGCTCGACGAGGCGCAGCTGGTGAAGAACAACCGCTCGCGGGCCGCCCGCGCGGTGCGCGCGATCGACGCCGAGCACCGGCTCGCCCTCACGGGCACGCCCGTGGAGAACCGGCTCGCCGAGCTCTGGTCGATCATGGATGCGGTCAACCCCGGCCTGCTCGGCACCGTCACCGCGTTCCGCGACCGCTACGCCGTGCCGATCGAGCGACACGGCCGCGGCGACGTCGCGAAGCGGCTCCAGGCGGCGGTCCGCCCGTTCCTGCTGCGGCGGGTCAAGACCGACCGGACCGTGGTCGACGACCTCCCCGACAAGATCGAGACGGTCGAGCGCTGCAGTCTCACCGCCGAGCAGGCGTCGCTGTACCAGGTGGTCGTCGACGAGATGACCGAGACGCTGTCCGGGCTGGAGACGGCGGGCCGTGAGGGCATCGAGCGGCGCGGGAAGGTCCTCGCGGCGCTGACGAAGCTCAAGCAGGTGTGCGACCACCCGGCCCTGCTGCTGCACGACGGGTCCGCGCTCGGCCGGCGCTCCGGCAAGCTCGCCCGCGTCGAGGAGATCGTCGCCGAGATCCTGGCCGCGGGGGAGAAGGCCCTGCTGTTCACGCAGTTCACCGAGTTCGGCGACGCGCTGGCCCCGCACCTGGCGCGGCGGTTCGGGGTCGAGGTGCTGTGGCTGCACGGCGGGAGCTCGCGACGGGCCCGCGACGCCATGGTCGAGGCGTTCCAGGCCGAGGACGGGAGCGGTCCGCCGCTGTTCCTGCTCTCGCTCAAGGCCGGCGGCACGGGCCTGACGCTCACCGCGGCCCAGCACGTGATCCACCTCGACCGGTGGTGGAACCCGGCCGTCGAGGACCAGGCCACCGACCGGGCCTTCCGGATCGGCCAGAAGCGCACCGTGCAGGTCCGCAAGCTGGTCTGCGGCGGCACCGTCGAGGAGCGGATCGACGACCTGATCGAGGGCAAGCGCACCCTCGCCGGGCAGGTCATCGGCGACGGCGGGGACGACCCCGACTGGCTCACCGGCCTGTCCACCGACGAGCTGCGCCGCATGGTGTCGCTCGGCGCCGACGCGACGACGGACGCCGACGACGAGGGCGACGCCGACCTGGAGGACGACGACGATGCCGCCTAG
- a CDS encoding SWIM zinc finger family protein: protein MPPRRRRSAEPFREKFPEPPASFSEYGRRIAVEDGIAAKSRRGAIGESWWSGRFLAVLEKLGVGGRLDRGKTYARAGQVIDLAIDPGEVVATVQGSRSEPYRARIGITTFADEAWDAVEGAFAADSWFAASLLGGTVPDDLEDVFARVGLSLFPTGAREMPMDCSCPDWSVPCKHLAAVAYLVAERFDEDPFLILRWRGRDRSTLLAGIRDRRDDTGPAVTPLAQVVDRFWTAGGPLPEVGHTDTAAGASEELLDQMPPLGVSVDGVDAREALRPLYRRFGA from the coding sequence ATGCCGCCTAGACGTCGCCGCTCCGCCGAGCCGTTCCGGGAGAAGTTCCCCGAGCCTCCGGCGAGTTTCTCCGAGTACGGCAGGCGCATCGCCGTCGAGGACGGGATCGCCGCGAAGAGCCGCCGCGGGGCGATCGGGGAGTCCTGGTGGTCGGGCCGGTTCCTCGCCGTGCTGGAGAAGCTCGGCGTCGGCGGACGGCTGGACCGCGGGAAGACCTACGCCCGGGCCGGGCAGGTGATCGACCTCGCGATCGACCCGGGCGAGGTGGTCGCGACGGTGCAGGGGTCGCGCTCCGAGCCCTACCGCGCGCGGATCGGGATCACGACGTTCGCCGACGAGGCCTGGGACGCGGTCGAGGGCGCGTTCGCCGCCGACTCCTGGTTCGCCGCCTCGCTGCTCGGCGGGACGGTGCCCGACGACCTCGAGGACGTCTTCGCGCGCGTCGGGCTCTCGCTGTTCCCGACGGGGGCCCGCGAGATGCCGATGGACTGCTCCTGCCCGGACTGGTCGGTCCCGTGCAAGCACCTCGCGGCCGTCGCCTACCTGGTCGCGGAACGATTCGACGAGGATCCGTTCCTCATCCTGCGGTGGCGCGGCCGCGACCGCTCCACCCTCCTGGCGGGCATCCGCGACCGCCGCGACGACACCGGGCCCGCCGTCACCCCGCTCGCGCAGGTCGTCGACCGGTTCTGGACGGCCGGCGGTCCGCTGCCCGAGGTGGGGCACACCGACACGGCTGCAGGGGCCTCGGAGGAGCTGCTCGACCAGATGCCGCCGCTCGGCGTGAGCGTCGACGGCGTCGACGCCCGCGAGGCACTGCGACCCCTCTACCGGCGTTTCGGGGCCTGA